The Thermoleophilia bacterium nucleotide sequence ATGATGGATCGATCCTGAGGCGCGGAAGAAGACGAGGTCGCCGGGGCGGAGCGCGGAGCGCGACGCCACCTTGCGACCGGCCGCGAACTGCGGCGCGCCGTCACGAGGGATCGTGATTCCCACGGCGCGGTAGACCGAGTACGTGAAGCCGGAGCAGTCGAAGCCGAAGCCGGACGTACCCGCCCAAAGGTACTGCAGACCAAGGAAGCGCTTCGCCTCGGTGACGATCCGCTTGCCGGTGACGACCGGCCACGCAGCTCCCGACACACGCATCGCCACGACACCGCGTTCGATGAAGTGATGCCGACCATCGGGCGCGACCACCTCGACCGCGTTGTCTGACCAGGCGACAGCGGGCAGGCGCGTGCCGTACGAGAGTTCGAGCACGCGCATCTTGAGCTCGGCGGTCTCGTAGAGCCACGCCGTGGGGCGTCGCACGACGGCTTGGCGCGGGGCCGCCTGCGGCGCCCGCGCCGTCAACTGCTTCCTCGGCACCCAGCCGGGATAGCCACGCTTGTCGCGCGGCGTGGGTTGGCTGGGTATCACGATCTTGGCCCATGCCCCAGAAGTCTTGAGCAGGCGAACCTTGGTGCCGTACAGCACCTGCGTCTCGAGCCTGCCGACGAGCCAGCGTTTCTGGGCGACCGACATGCTCGCGATCCAAGCGCGCGGATCGGCAGGGTACGCGACGGCCGGCGCGTCGAGCTTGCGTGCCTGACCGGGTTCCACCCAGACGGTCGCCACCGAGACGCGCACCCAGCGCGCCGACGCGGCCCGCGCCTCTGGCGCAACCGCCCCGGCCATCACCGACCACGCCGCAAACAAGGCGGCGACGGCCGCTATCGCCAGAACCCACGTGCGTCGCATGGCGCCAATCCTACGTCGCTGTGATGCCCGCTGCACGAGCACGTCGCCGGCGCGCATCCCGCCAACAGCGGCCGGAATCGCCTCGCCCCGAAAGCAGGCATGGACCGCCCCTAGCCCTCGCTCTTGGCCGCTTCGGCCTCGACCTCGCGAATCTCCTTCTCCGCCTTGCGGGCCTTCTTGGCCGCCTTGCGCAGCGCCTTCTTGGACTTCTTCTCGGCCTTCTCGCGCGCCTTCCGGCGCTTCTCGGTGCGAACAATGGCATCCATATGCACCTCGCAGGCCGGCGGTGAGTCGTCCCTGCCGGCGCCTTCCCCACATGCAGCCAGCTCGTCTTCTCCCGCACCGGTGGCGCCGCTCTTCGCCGTCCACGCGCCGACAGTATCAGCGTCGACCTTCTTGGCCGAGGCGCTCGCAGCGACGGTCGCCGCCAGCCGCTCTGCCGCGCTCGCCGCCTCCTGCCCCGGTTTCCCGCCCAGCCCCTCAGCCATGAGCCTGAGGCGCGCCTGTGCAAGCTCCTGCCGCTTCGCATCGTCCACGACGGGGAACCGCGGGTCGATGTCGATCAGCGTGAGAGCCAGGATGGCCGAGACACACATGCGCGCGAACCACTTGTGATCACCAGGGATCACGTACCACGGCGCCCACTCGGTGCTCGTCGCCGACAGCATCTCCGAAAGCGCCTTCTGATACGCGTCCCAGTGCTCACGCTCCCTCGCGTCGCCGTCCGAGAACTTCCAGTTCTTGTTGGGGTCGTCGATACGCTTGAGGAAGCGTTCGCGCTGCTCCTCTTTGGAGACGTTGAGGAAGAGCTTGACGATACGGAAACCATTGTCGGTGAGGTGCTGCTCCCAAGCGTTGATGTCGCGGTAGCGGCGCCGCCACACACCGTTGCCGCGTGCCTGCTTCGGCAGGCGCTGCCGCTCCAGAAGCTCGGGGTGAACGCGCACGACGAGAACCTCTTCGTAGTGTGAGCGGTTGTAGATGCCGATCTCACCACGCGCTGGAAGGTCCAGCGAGTAGCGCCAGAGGTAGTTGTGATCGATCTCCTCCGCCGACGGCACCTTGAAGCTCTGCACGTGCACACCTTGCGGGTTGACGCCGCTCATGACGTGGCGAATGGTGCCGTCTTTGCCGGCGGCGTCGAGCGCCTGCA carries:
- a CDS encoding C40 family peptidase, which produces MRRTWVLAIAAVAALFAAWSVMAGAVAPEARAASARWVRVSVATVWVEPGQARKLDAPAVAYPADPRAWIASMSVAQKRWLVGRLETQVLYGTKVRLLKTSGAWAKIVIPSQPTPRDKRGYPGWVPRKQLTARAPQAAPRQAVVRRPTAWLYETAELKMRVLELSYGTRLPAVAWSDNAVEVVAPDGRHHFIERGVVAMRVSGAAWPVVTGKRIVTEAKRFLGLQYLWAGTSGFGFDCSGFTYSVYRAVGITIPRDGAPQFAAGRKVASRSALRPGDLVFFRASGSIHHVGLYIGSGKMIHAPRTGSPVAIVSLGSEPYRSEFAGGRRYVP
- a CDS encoding polyphosphate kinase 2 family protein — encoded protein: MADKRAQHLRQFVAPFQVPPGKKVRLARDFDPGYTADFVHRDDAIEFLQHGVQLLAEYQERLAAQDKWGVLVCLQALDAAGKDGTIRHVMSGVNPQGVHVQSFKVPSAEEIDHNYLWRYSLDLPARGEIGIYNRSHYEEVLVVRVHPELLERQRLPKQARGNGVWRRRYRDINAWEQHLTDNGFRIVKLFLNVSKEEQRERFLKRIDDPNKNWKFSDGDAREREHWDAYQKALSEMLSATSTEWAPWYVIPGDHKWFARMCVSAILALTLIDIDPRFPVVDDAKRQELAQARLRLMAEGLGGKPGQEAASAAERLAATVAASASAKKVDADTVGAWTAKSGATGAGEDELAACGEGAGRDDSPPACEVHMDAIVRTEKRRKAREKAEKKSKKALRKAAKKARKAEKEIREVEAEAAKSEG